In Arthrobacter sp. B3I9, the following are encoded in one genomic region:
- a CDS encoding PspA/IM30 family protein produces MKQSIFGRMAQLAKANINSLLDQAEDPQKMLDQMVRDYTNNIAEAESAVAQTIGNLRMLQDDYNEDVKNAQDWGRKALAASRKADEYRANGDTGDAEKFDNLAKVALQRQMASENEAKAAEPSIASQGEVVDRLKHGLDQMKGKLNELTSKRNELVARSKTAAAQSQVHDALKSIDFMDPTSEVGRFEEKIRREEAKVRGQQELAASSLDAQFNSLEDLGEQTEIEARLAALKSGGSPAAIGAGEGKRTESTVDEADFDKL; encoded by the coding sequence ATGAAGCAGTCCATTTTCGGCCGCATGGCGCAGCTGGCGAAGGCGAACATCAACTCCCTCCTGGACCAGGCTGAGGATCCGCAGAAGATGCTGGACCAGATGGTCCGGGACTACACGAACAACATTGCCGAGGCCGAGTCCGCTGTGGCCCAGACCATCGGGAATCTGCGCATGCTGCAGGACGACTACAACGAGGACGTCAAGAACGCCCAGGACTGGGGCAGGAAGGCCCTCGCTGCGTCCCGCAAGGCCGACGAGTACCGCGCCAACGGCGACACCGGCGACGCCGAAAAATTCGACAACCTCGCCAAGGTCGCTTTGCAGCGGCAGATGGCATCGGAGAACGAGGCGAAGGCCGCCGAGCCGAGCATTGCCTCCCAGGGCGAGGTTGTGGACAGGCTCAAGCACGGCCTGGACCAGATGAAGGGCAAGCTCAACGAACTGACCAGCAAGCGCAACGAGCTGGTGGCGCGTTCCAAGACCGCCGCGGCGCAGTCCCAGGTGCACGACGCCCTCAAGAGCATCGACTTCATGGACCCCACGTCCGAGGTGGGCCGCTTTGAAGAGAAGATCCGCCGGGAAGAAGCAAAGGTCCGCGGCCAGCAGGAGCTCGCGGCCTCCAGCCTGGACGCACAGTTCAACTCGCTCGAGGACCTCGGCGAGCAGACCGAAATTGAAGCGCGGCTCGCGGCGCTGAAGTCCGGTGGCTCCCCCGCCGCCATCGGGGCCGGCGAGGGCAAGCGCACCGAATCCACCGTCGACGAGGCCGACTTCGACAAGCTGTAG